In Pseudomonas sp. ADAK18, a single window of DNA contains:
- a CDS encoding OmpW family protein, protein MNKSLLSASLFALALAAPVAHAHEAGDILVRAGAITVNPKADSGSVKVDQGPLAGTNLGGKATMSSDTQLGLNFAYMFTSHWGIELLAATPFEHDVKLKNTALGAANGKLGTLKHLPPTLSVVYYPLDSKSAFQPYMGAGINYTWIYDEHVGSRAEQAGFSNFKAENSWGWAAQIGADYMITDKWMINGQIRYIDISTKATVDNNALAAGTRAKVNVDVDPMVYMVGIGYKF, encoded by the coding sequence ATGAACAAGTCCCTGCTCAGTGCGTCTCTCTTCGCACTCGCCCTCGCCGCCCCCGTTGCCCATGCCCACGAAGCCGGGGATATCCTGGTGCGTGCCGGTGCAATCACCGTCAACCCGAAGGCCGACAGCGGCAGCGTAAAAGTTGACCAGGGGCCGTTGGCGGGTACCAACCTGGGCGGCAAGGCGACCATGAGCAGCGACACTCAGTTGGGCCTCAACTTTGCCTACATGTTCACCAGCCACTGGGGTATCGAACTGCTCGCGGCCACGCCGTTCGAACATGACGTGAAGCTCAAGAACACCGCCTTGGGCGCCGCCAACGGCAAGCTCGGTACACTCAAACACCTGCCGCCGACCCTAAGCGTCGTGTACTACCCGCTGGACAGCAAGTCGGCATTCCAACCGTATATGGGCGCGGGTATCAACTACACCTGGATCTACGACGAACACGTTGGCAGCCGCGCCGAGCAGGCCGGTTTCAGCAACTTCAAGGCCGAGAACTCTTGGGGCTGGGCCGCACAGATCGGTGCCGACTACATGATCACCGACAAGTGGATGATCAACGGCCAGATTCGCTACATCGACATCAGCACCAAAGCCACCGTCGACAACAACGCCCTGGCCGCCGGTACTCGGGCCAAGGTCAATGTGGATGTTGATCCGATGGTTTACATGGTCGGTATTGGCTACAAGTTCTAA
- a CDS encoding sugar nucleotide-binding protein encodes MRMRLMLLGGGNALGQALIRLGAEEDIGFLAPKPPQDGWDAASLTQLLDDTRPDALINLAYYFDWFQAETVSETRLAGQEFAIERLAELCQHHNITLVQPSSYRVFDGSRATAYSEKDEPVPLGLRGQALWRIEQSVRATCPQHVLLRFGWLLDDSVDGTLGRFLVRAEKPDELLMADDRRGNPTPVDDAARVIISVLKQLDCAAPLWGTYHYAGHEATTPLALGQAILTEARNFHVLAIESPTAQAHAARPDASEEPQHAVLACKKILHTFGIKPRAWRAGLPALLDRFYRHS; translated from the coding sequence ATGCGAATGCGCCTTATGTTACTGGGCGGCGGGAATGCCCTCGGGCAGGCGCTGATTCGCCTCGGTGCGGAGGAAGACATCGGATTCCTCGCCCCTAAACCGCCCCAAGACGGCTGGGATGCCGCAAGCCTCACCCAATTGCTCGACGACACCCGTCCCGATGCCTTGATCAATCTCGCCTACTACTTCGACTGGTTTCAGGCGGAGACCGTCAGCGAAACGCGGCTGGCCGGGCAGGAGTTCGCTATCGAGCGTCTGGCTGAACTCTGCCAGCACCACAACATCACCCTGGTGCAACCGTCCAGCTACCGCGTGTTCGATGGCTCCCGTGCCACTGCCTACAGCGAAAAAGACGAACCAGTGCCCTTGGGGCTGCGCGGTCAGGCGTTGTGGCGCATCGAGCAGAGCGTACGCGCCACCTGCCCGCAGCATGTGTTGCTGCGCTTTGGCTGGCTGCTGGATGACAGCGTCGATGGCACCCTCGGACGCTTTCTGGTCCGTGCCGAGAAACCCGATGAATTGCTGATGGCCGACGACCGCCGTGGCAATCCGACGCCGGTTGACGATGCCGCTCGGGTGATCATTTCCGTGCTCAAGCAACTCGATTGCGCCGCGCCGTTGTGGGGGACCTATCACTACGCCGGACATGAGGCGACCACGCCACTGGCCCTGGGCCAGGCGATTCTGACTGAGGCACGCAACTTCCATGTGCTGGCGATTGAATCGCCTACCGCCCAGGCTCACGCCGCACGGCCGGATGCTAGTGAAGAACCGCAACATGCGGTGCTGGCCTGCAAGAAGATTCTCCATACCTTCGGCATCAAGCCTCGGGCGTGGCGAGCGGGATTGCCCGCGTTGCTGGATCGGTTTTACCGGCATAGCTGA
- a CDS encoding DEAD/DEAH box helicase, with protein MNLPESTDTVLKGFHPAVSAWFRSTFPSVTHAQAQAWPLIRQRRSTLIAAPTGSGKTLTAFLAVLDDLVHQGLANGGQLPEQTQVVYVSPLKALSNDIQINLQTPLAGITEHLQRQGLAPLEIRTAVRTGDTPQKDRALMRKKSPHILVTTPESLYVLLGSDSGRQMLASTRTVIVDEIHAIAASKRGSHLALSLERLQGLCSEPLTRIGLSATQKPIEAVSRFLVGTDRPCEIVDIGHARPRDLDIEVPSVPLSAVMANDVWDLVYDRLAELARAHRTTLIFVNTRRLAERLARHLSERLGKEAVAAHHGSLAKELRLDAEQRLKSGALQVLIATASLELGIDIGEVDLVCQIGSPGSINGFLQRVGRSGHQVGGTPKGRLFATTRDDLIECAALLDCVRRGELDTLLIPVAPLDVLAQQIIAEVSCQEWQEQALLDLIHRAAPYTELDDGHYQALLHMLAEGYNGRQGIRSAYLHRDALTRTLRGRRGAKLTAVTSGGTIPDNADYSVLLEPQSLNIGSVNEDFAVESIAGDIFQLGNTSYRILRVETGKVRVEDAHGQPPTIPFWLGEAPGRSTELSFAVARLHGQLDELLAATLGDLQPALDWLTGTLGLNLASAEQLVDYLARARLALSALPSQDTLIMERFFDESGGTQLIIHTPFGSRINRAWGLALRKRFCRTFNFELQAAASEDAIVLSLSTSHSFELDEVWRYLHSNSAEHILIQAVLDAPLFGVRWRWNAGVALALPRYSGGRKVAPQIQRMKSEDLIASVFPDQIACLENLAGEREIPDHPLVEQTLDDCLHEAMDSEGWLALLRRMERGEIRLISRDLPAPSPLAAEILSARPYTFLDDAPLEERRTQAVLNRRWSDPNSTDDLGALDADAIAGVREEAWPAPNGLDEMHEALMSLACIADAEVTPQWNEWLQSLADSGRASRLQISAGQAVWVALERLSCWQAIYPNDLPLLPGFDEPWTFDEAMVEVLRARLGGFGPLTLIEIAAPLALPVAAVTQALAQLEREGYVLRGRFSPGAREEQWCERHLLARIHRYTVKRLRREIEPVALQDFMRFLFDWQHLSEGTRGQGSAVLAQIVGQFEGYPAATSAWDSDVLSARIKDYSPSWLDELCRSGKLVWIRLSAKASTVALRSTPVVLLPRSQVALWSGLTEAADSLELSPKAQKVHQALRDHGALFFDELIHEAHLLRSELETALQELVGAGLVNADSFAGLRALTTPASKRQARSSRRGRGAFVGGMDDAGRWALVRRAPVNDGTRPAAHSAETLEHVAMTLLRRYGVVFWRLLEREADWLPSWRELLRTFHRLEARGEIRGGRFVSGLAGEQFALPEAIPLLREVRRRPHDGSLIAVCGADPLNLVGTLLPGSKVPALSGNRLVFRDGLPAAVEIAGKQQMLLELDQQAAGWVREKLIRH; from the coding sequence ATGAACCTTCCTGAATCCACGGACACGGTATTGAAGGGCTTCCACCCCGCCGTCAGTGCCTGGTTCCGCAGTACATTCCCCTCGGTGACCCACGCCCAGGCCCAGGCGTGGCCATTAATCCGCCAGCGTCGCTCGACCCTGATCGCGGCGCCCACCGGTTCGGGCAAGACCCTGACGGCCTTCCTCGCCGTGCTGGACGACCTGGTCCATCAAGGCCTGGCCAATGGCGGCCAGTTGCCAGAGCAGACCCAAGTGGTTTACGTCTCGCCCCTCAAGGCGCTGTCCAACGATATCCAGATCAACCTGCAAACCCCGCTGGCCGGCATCACCGAGCACCTGCAACGCCAGGGCCTGGCACCGCTGGAAATTCGCACCGCCGTGCGCACCGGTGATACCCCGCAAAAAGACCGCGCACTGATGCGCAAAAAGTCGCCACATATTCTGGTGACCACCCCGGAATCGCTCTATGTGCTGCTGGGTTCGGACTCCGGCCGCCAGATGCTCGCCAGCACCCGCACGGTCATCGTCGATGAAATCCACGCTATCGCCGCCAGCAAACGCGGCAGTCATCTGGCCCTCAGCCTGGAGCGTTTGCAGGGACTGTGCAGCGAACCGCTGACCCGCATCGGTCTGTCGGCCACGCAAAAACCCATCGAGGCCGTATCACGTTTTCTGGTGGGCACCGACCGCCCTTGCGAGATCGTCGACATCGGCCACGCCCGCCCCCGCGACCTGGACATCGAAGTCCCGTCCGTGCCGCTGTCGGCGGTGATGGCCAATGATGTCTGGGACCTGGTCTACGACCGTCTCGCCGAACTGGCCCGCGCCCACCGCACCACACTGATTTTCGTCAACACTCGGCGCCTGGCCGAGCGTCTGGCCCGGCACCTGAGCGAACGCCTCGGCAAGGAGGCCGTGGCCGCCCACCACGGCAGCCTGGCCAAGGAGTTGCGCCTGGACGCCGAGCAAAGGCTTAAAAGCGGCGCGCTACAAGTGCTGATCGCCACTGCATCTCTGGAGCTGGGGATTGATATCGGTGAAGTCGACCTGGTGTGCCAGATCGGTTCGCCCGGTTCCATCAACGGATTTTTGCAGCGGGTCGGTCGCTCCGGGCACCAGGTCGGCGGCACACCCAAGGGCCGTTTGTTCGCCACCACCCGCGACGACCTCATCGAATGCGCCGCCCTGCTCGACTGTGTGCGCCGGGGTGAACTGGACACACTGCTGATCCCGGTCGCACCGTTGGACGTGCTGGCCCAGCAGATCATCGCCGAGGTCAGCTGCCAGGAATGGCAGGAACAAGCGCTACTCGATTTGATCCACCGCGCCGCGCCCTATACCGAGTTGGACGATGGCCATTACCAAGCACTGCTGCACATGCTCGCCGAAGGCTACAACGGGCGCCAAGGAATCCGCAGCGCCTACCTGCACCGCGACGCCCTGACCCGCACTCTGCGTGGTCGCCGAGGCGCCAAGCTGACGGCCGTGACCAGCGGCGGCACCATCCCCGACAACGCCGACTACAGCGTGTTGCTGGAGCCGCAAAGCCTGAACATCGGCAGCGTGAATGAAGACTTCGCCGTGGAAAGCATCGCCGGGGATATCTTCCAACTGGGCAATACCTCGTATCGCATCCTGCGGGTGGAAACCGGTAAGGTGCGGGTCGAAGACGCCCACGGGCAGCCGCCGACCATTCCGTTCTGGCTCGGTGAAGCACCGGGGCGCAGCACTGAGTTGTCGTTTGCCGTGGCTCGGTTGCATGGGCAACTGGATGAGCTGCTGGCCGCCACGCTCGGTGATCTGCAACCTGCCCTCGACTGGCTGACGGGCACCCTCGGGTTGAACCTGGCCAGCGCCGAACAACTGGTGGATTACCTGGCGCGAGCGCGGCTGGCATTGAGCGCCTTGCCGTCCCAGGACACGCTGATCATGGAGCGGTTTTTCGACGAGTCCGGCGGCACCCAACTGATCATTCATACGCCGTTCGGCAGCCGCATCAACCGCGCCTGGGGCCTGGCCCTGCGCAAGCGTTTTTGCCGCACCTTCAACTTCGAGTTGCAAGCTGCCGCCAGCGAGGACGCCATCGTGCTGTCGCTGTCCACCAGCCACAGTTTTGAGCTGGATGAAGTGTGGCGCTACCTGCACAGCAACAGCGCCGAACACATCCTGATCCAGGCCGTGCTGGATGCGCCTTTGTTTGGTGTGCGCTGGCGCTGGAATGCCGGGGTGGCCCTGGCGTTGCCGCGTTACAGCGGCGGGCGCAAGGTAGCGCCACAGATCCAGCGGATGAAAAGCGAAGACCTGATCGCCAGCGTTTTCCCCGACCAGATTGCTTGCCTGGAGAACCTCGCCGGCGAGCGGGAAATACCCGATCACCCACTGGTGGAACAAACCCTCGATGACTGCCTGCACGAGGCCATGGACAGCGAAGGCTGGCTGGCCCTGCTACGGCGCATGGAGCGCGGCGAGATTCGCCTGATCAGCCGTGATCTGCCCGCACCCTCGCCGCTGGCGGCGGAAATTCTCAGCGCCCGCCCCTACACCTTTCTCGATGATGCACCGCTGGAAGAGCGCCGCACCCAGGCCGTGCTCAATCGGCGTTGGAGCGACCCAAACAGCACCGATGACCTCGGCGCACTGGATGCCGATGCCATCGCCGGAGTACGCGAAGAAGCCTGGCCGGCGCCCAATGGCCTGGATGAAATGCATGAGGCGTTGATGAGCCTGGCGTGCATCGCCGACGCCGAGGTCACACCACAATGGAACGAATGGCTGCAATCCCTGGCTGACAGCGGACGCGCCAGTCGTTTGCAGATCAGCGCCGGGCAGGCCGTGTGGGTCGCGTTGGAGCGCTTGAGTTGTTGGCAGGCGATCTACCCGAACGATCTGCCGTTGTTACCCGGTTTCGATGAGCCCTGGACCTTTGACGAGGCCATGGTGGAAGTGCTGCGGGCACGGCTAGGCGGCTTCGGCCCGTTGACCCTGATCGAGATTGCAGCGCCCTTGGCATTGCCGGTGGCCGCAGTGACCCAGGCCTTAGCGCAACTGGAGCGCGAAGGTTATGTGCTGCGTGGTCGGTTCAGCCCAGGCGCGCGCGAAGAACAATGGTGCGAACGGCATCTGCTGGCGCGAATTCATCGCTACACGGTCAAGCGCCTGCGCCGGGAAATCGAGCCGGTGGCGTTGCAGGATTTCATGCGTTTCCTATTCGATTGGCAGCACCTGTCCGAGGGCACACGGGGCCAGGGCAGCGCGGTGTTGGCGCAGATCGTCGGTCAATTCGAAGGGTACCCCGCCGCCACATCGGCGTGGGACAGTGATGTGCTGAGTGCACGGATCAAGGACTATTCGCCAAGCTGGCTGGACGAGTTGTGCCGCAGCGGCAAACTGGTATGGATTCGTCTCAGCGCCAAGGCCAGCACGGTTGCGCTGCGCAGTACGCCGGTGGTGCTGTTGCCTCGTAGCCAAGTGGCGCTGTGGAGTGGATTGACCGAGGCGGCTGACAGTCTGGAATTGTCACCCAAGGCGCAGAAAGTCCATCAGGCCTTGCGTGACCACGGCGCGCTGTTTTTCGATGAACTGATCCACGAAGCCCATCTATTACGCAGTGAGTTGGAAACCGCTTTGCAGGAACTGGTGGGCGCCGGATTGGTGAACGCCGACAGCTTCGCCGGGCTGCGCGCGCTGACCACGCCGGCGAGCAAGCGTCAGGCGCGCAGCAGTCGTCGTGGGCGCGGGGCGTTTGTCGGTGGGATGGACGACGCCGGGCGTTGGGCGCTGGTGCGCAGAGCCCCGGTAAACGACGGCACACGCCCGGCGGCGCACTCGGCCGAGACCCTGGAGCATGTGGCGATGACACTGCTGCGTCGCTACGGCGTGGTGTTCTGGCGCCTGCTGGAGCGTGAGGCGGATTGGTTGCCCAGTTGGCGGGAATTGCTGCGCACCTTCCATCGGCTGGAGGCGCGGGGCGAGATTCGCGGTGGACGGTTTGTCAGTGGCCTGGCGGGCGAGCAGTTCGCCTTGCCGGAAGCGATCCCGTTGCTGCGCGAGGTTCGGCGCCGACCCCATGACGGTAGCTTGATTGCGGTGTGTGGGGCCGATCCGCTGAATCTGGTGGGCACGTTGTTGCCGGGCAGTAAGGTGCCGGCGCTGAGCGGTAATCGGTTGGTGTTCCGCGATGGTTTGCCGGCGGCAGTGGAGATTGCCGGCAAGCAGCAGATGTTGCTGGAGCTGGATCAACAGGCGGCGGGGTGGGTGCGGGAGAAGCTGATCAGGCACTGA
- a CDS encoding MFS transporter, translating into MPIALLALTLSAFAIGTTEFVIVGLLPTIGADLGVDLPSAGLLVSLYALGVAIGAPVLTALTGKVPRKLLLLSLMVLFTLGNLLAWQAPSYESLVLARIVTGLAHGVFFSIGSTIATSLVPKEKAASAIAIMFTGLTVALVTGVPLGTFIGQHFGWRETFLAVSALGVIAFIGSLIYVPNNIAHSKPASLLQQLQVLKQPRLLLVYAMTAIGYGGSFIAFTYLAPILQDISGFSAGTVSLVLLVYGISVAAGNIWGGKLADKRGPISALKIVFALLAAVLFILTLTASNPWLALATVLVWGAVAFGNVPGLQVYVVRQAEHHTPNAVDVASGLNIAAFNLGIAGGAWAGGLIVAHMGLIHTAWIGGSVVLVALALTAWSGRLDRLGPVYAESTNRVVAGH; encoded by the coding sequence ATGCCTATTGCCTTGCTGGCGCTGACCCTCAGCGCTTTTGCCATCGGGACGACCGAGTTCGTCATCGTTGGCCTGTTACCCACCATCGGTGCCGACCTTGGGGTCGACCTGCCATCCGCCGGCCTGTTGGTCAGCCTTTACGCCCTGGGCGTTGCCATCGGCGCACCAGTGCTCACCGCCCTGACCGGCAAAGTGCCACGCAAATTGCTGCTGTTGTCGCTGATGGTGCTGTTCACCCTCGGCAACTTGCTGGCCTGGCAGGCGCCGAGTTATGAATCCCTGGTGCTGGCGCGGATCGTCACCGGCCTGGCCCACGGGGTGTTTTTCTCCATTGGCTCGACCATCGCCACGAGCCTTGTGCCCAAGGAAAAAGCCGCCAGCGCGATTGCGATCATGTTCACTGGCCTCACTGTGGCACTGGTCACCGGCGTGCCTCTGGGGACATTTATCGGTCAACACTTCGGCTGGCGTGAAACCTTCCTCGCCGTTTCGGCCCTGGGTGTGATCGCGTTTATCGGCAGCCTGATCTATGTGCCAAATAACATCGCCCACAGCAAACCGGCGTCATTGCTCCAACAGTTGCAGGTACTGAAACAACCACGTTTGTTGCTGGTGTATGCCATGACCGCCATCGGTTACGGCGGCTCGTTTATCGCGTTTACCTACCTGGCACCGATCCTTCAGGACATCTCAGGCTTCAGCGCCGGCACCGTCAGCCTGGTGTTGCTGGTCTACGGTATCTCGGTTGCGGCCGGGAATATCTGGGGCGGCAAGCTGGCCGACAAACGCGGCCCCATCAGCGCGCTGAAAATCGTCTTCGCCCTGCTGGCCGCCGTGCTGTTCATCCTGACCCTGACCGCCAGTAACCCATGGTTGGCACTGGCCACCGTTCTGGTCTGGGGCGCGGTCGCCTTCGGCAACGTGCCGGGCTTGCAGGTGTATGTGGTGCGTCAGGCCGAACATCACACGCCGAATGCGGTAGACGTGGCCTCGGGCCTGAACATCGCCGCCTTCAACCTCGGGATCGCCGGTGGCGCTTGGGCCGGTGGGCTAATCGTCGCTCACATGGGCCTGATCCACACTGCGTGGATTGGTGGCTCGGTGGTGTTGGTGGCGTTAGCGCTGACCGCCTGGAGCGGTCGCCTGGATCGCTTGGGCCCGGTGTATGCCGAGAGCACCAACCGGGTTGTGGCCGGGCACTAA
- a CDS encoding S9 family peptidase, whose product MTARSESIAIDIDDEQMSGTFLSPKSKVPGVLFVHGWGGSQERDLERAKGIAGLGCVCLTFDLRGHAGNGIPLSRVTREDNLRDLLAAYDRLLSHPAIDTSAVAVVGTSYGGYLAAILTSLRPVRWLALRVPALYRDQEWLKPKRDLDKVDLMDYRSTLVHSQTNRALYACAAFTGDVLIVESETDDHVPHATIMSYRAACQQTHSLTHRIIDGADHSLSDPVSQQAYTSILVDWITEMVVGERLSIIQSE is encoded by the coding sequence ATGACGGCTAGAAGCGAAAGCATCGCCATTGATATCGATGACGAACAGATGAGCGGCACCTTTCTCAGTCCTAAATCGAAGGTGCCGGGGGTGTTGTTTGTCCACGGTTGGGGCGGGAGTCAGGAGCGGGATCTGGAACGGGCCAAAGGCATCGCGGGCTTGGGTTGCGTGTGCCTGACGTTCGACTTGCGCGGCCATGCCGGCAATGGCATTCCTCTGTCCAGAGTCACCCGCGAAGACAACCTGCGGGACCTGTTGGCGGCCTACGACCGTTTGCTGTCGCACCCGGCCATCGACACCTCGGCGGTGGCGGTGGTGGGCACCAGTTACGGTGGATACCTGGCGGCCATCCTCACTTCGCTGCGTCCGGTACGCTGGCTGGCGTTGCGAGTACCGGCGCTGTATCGCGATCAGGAATGGCTCAAGCCCAAGCGCGATCTGGATAAGGTCGACTTGATGGATTACCGCAGCACGCTGGTCCATTCGCAGACGAACCGCGCCCTGTATGCCTGCGCGGCGTTTACTGGGGATGTGCTGATCGTCGAGTCGGAAACCGACGACCACGTGCCCCACGCCACCATCATGAGTTACCGCGCCGCCTGCCAGCAGACTCACTCCCTGACTCACCGGATCATTGATGGCGCGGATCACTCCCTGAGTGATCCGGTATCCCAGCAGGCCTACACCTCGATCCTGGTGGACTGGATTACTGAGATGGTGGTGGGTGAGCGCCTCAGTATTATTCAGTCGGAGTGA
- a CDS encoding DUF3182 family protein, with amino-acid sequence MTLNNRKKMVVAHSVRPDAPLHEVETNRALARWLAQILGLKYGGSYNPDLHAGLDLYLLPTQTLVGPAQARQLGVKGPEDLWGGYVDYDFICTKAISHGLLNKNALAPEGWSPLFSERIRNVVLDGLSVFALEEARSAAAHLLYTGPIRLKPVHACAGRGQEVIKSIDQFDAILARPDVARLFTEGVVLEQDLREVTTHSVGQSFIGDHVFSYCGDQYLTEDGQGEEVYGGSNLLVVKGYYDDLLKLELPDGVRLAIEQAQIFDSAADEAYPGFYASRRNYDIAQGLDNDGQRRSGVLEQSWRMGGASSAEVAALQSFINNPGLRATHVSSVETYRDQPLPADAIEVYRGPAEHSDFLLKYVTVRPYDG; translated from the coding sequence ATGACCCTGAACAATCGCAAGAAAATGGTGGTTGCCCATTCGGTACGACCGGACGCGCCGCTCCATGAAGTCGAAACCAACCGCGCCCTGGCCCGGTGGCTGGCGCAGATACTGGGGCTCAAATACGGCGGTAGTTATAACCCCGATCTACACGCCGGACTGGACTTATACCTGTTGCCCACCCAGACCCTCGTCGGCCCGGCCCAGGCGCGGCAATTGGGCGTTAAAGGTCCCGAAGACCTGTGGGGCGGATATGTCGATTACGACTTCATCTGTACCAAAGCCATCAGCCATGGGCTGCTGAATAAAAATGCGCTTGCCCCCGAAGGTTGGTCGCCGCTGTTTTCAGAGCGCATCCGCAATGTGGTGCTGGACGGCCTGAGCGTGTTTGCTCTCGAGGAGGCGCGGTCGGCAGCCGCTCACCTGCTGTATACCGGCCCGATTCGTTTGAAGCCCGTGCACGCCTGTGCCGGTCGCGGTCAAGAAGTGATCAAGAGCATCGACCAATTCGACGCCATCCTGGCGCGGCCCGATGTGGCGCGACTGTTCACCGAGGGCGTGGTGCTTGAGCAGGACCTGCGCGAGGTGACCACCCACAGTGTCGGCCAGAGTTTTATCGGCGATCACGTCTTCAGTTACTGCGGTGATCAATACTTGACCGAGGACGGGCAGGGCGAAGAAGTCTACGGTGGCTCCAACCTGTTGGTGGTCAAAGGCTACTACGACGACCTGCTCAAACTCGAGCTGCCCGATGGCGTGCGTCTGGCCATCGAACAAGCACAGATCTTCGATAGTGCGGCGGATGAGGCCTATCCTGGTTTTTATGCCTCGCGGCGCAATTACGATATCGCCCAGGGCCTGGACAATGATGGTCAGCGTCGCAGCGGTGTATTGGAACAATCCTGGCGCATGGGCGGGGCCAGCAGCGCGGAAGTCGCGGCGCTGCAAAGCTTCATCAACAACCCTGGGTTGCGGGCGACTCACGTGTCATCGGTGGAAACCTACCGAGACCAGCCGTTGCCAGCCGACGCCATTGAGGTCTATCGCGGGCCGGCAGAACACAGCGACTTTCTTCTCAAGTACGTAACGGTCAGACCTTATGACGGCTAG
- a CDS encoding GlxA family transcriptional regulator, giving the protein MVLQRTVVELGILIYSGAQMAAVHGLTDLFGVANRIAAEHQSGQLPVLRLSHWRADADEPPSRAFDSLPGADQSLVALLIPPSIAGFSEGQASEALLEWLRRLHRAGTVLGGVCVGSILLAESGLLDGRSATTHWTSATSFSARYPAIKLEADKPIVDDGDLITTAGLMAWSELGLRVVDRLLGPSIAASTARFLVIEHSDSASECGSNFAPILGHGDAAILKVQHWLQASGAVDVSLVAMAQAAGLEERTFLRRFRSATGLKPTEYCQHLRVGKARQMLEFTNDTIDHIAWTVGYQDPSAFRAIFKKITGLAPTDYRSRFGVTSANARGQAAIVQNAAP; this is encoded by the coding sequence ATGGTGTTGCAGCGTACAGTCGTCGAGCTGGGCATCCTGATCTATAGCGGGGCGCAGATGGCTGCCGTGCATGGGTTGACCGATCTGTTCGGTGTGGCCAATCGCATAGCCGCGGAACATCAGTCGGGGCAACTGCCGGTGCTGCGTCTCAGCCATTGGCGGGCCGATGCCGACGAGCCTCCAAGCCGGGCGTTCGACAGCCTGCCTGGCGCTGACCAGTCGCTGGTCGCCCTGCTGATTCCGCCGTCCATTGCCGGTTTTTCCGAAGGCCAGGCATCCGAGGCACTGCTTGAGTGGCTTCGTCGATTGCACCGTGCCGGTACGGTCCTTGGCGGTGTGTGTGTCGGCTCTATCCTGTTGGCCGAAAGCGGCTTGCTGGACGGTCGCAGTGCCACCACCCATTGGACGTCGGCCACCTCCTTCAGCGCGCGTTACCCGGCGATCAAGTTGGAAGCCGACAAACCCATCGTCGACGACGGCGACCTGATCACCACTGCCGGGCTCATGGCCTGGTCCGAGCTGGGCTTGCGCGTAGTGGACCGCCTGCTCGGCCCAAGCATTGCCGCCAGCACCGCACGTTTTCTGGTGATCGAGCACAGCGACAGCGCGAGCGAGTGTGGAAGTAATTTCGCACCAATCCTCGGCCACGGCGACGCCGCGATCCTCAAGGTTCAGCACTGGCTACAGGCCAGCGGCGCGGTGGATGTTTCATTGGTGGCGATGGCCCAGGCCGCCGGCCTTGAGGAACGTACTTTCCTGCGGCGTTTTCGCAGCGCCACCGGCTTGAAACCCACTGAGTATTGCCAGCACCTGCGGGTGGGCAAGGCGCGGCAAATGTTGGAGTTCACCAACGACACCATTGATCACATTGCCTGGACCGTGGGTTATCAGGACCCGAGTGCTTTTCGGGCGATCTTCAAGAAAATCACCGGGCTGGCGCCGACTGATTACCGCAGTCGGTTTGGTGTGACTTCGGCCAATGCCCGGGGCCAAGCCGCCATCGTGCAGAACGCCGCGCCATAA
- a CDS encoding cysteine hydrolase family protein: protein MTQQALILVDIQNDYFPHGKWPLSGVDAAADKAAQVLQAFRQAGDSVIHIRHEFTSDDAPFFTPGSEGAHLHPKVLNQADEPVVLKHFVNAFRETNLRTLLEQRSVTHLVVVGSMSHMCVDGVVRAAADLGYTVTVVHDACATRDLEFNGTTVPAAQVHAAFMSSLGFAYANVASAEEFLKTQVAA, encoded by the coding sequence ATGACCCAGCAAGCGCTCATCCTAGTCGATATCCAGAATGACTACTTCCCCCACGGCAAATGGCCGCTTAGTGGCGTGGACGCAGCGGCAGACAAGGCGGCGCAAGTGCTCCAGGCGTTTCGCCAGGCGGGCGACTCAGTGATCCACATTCGTCACGAGTTCACCTCCGACGACGCGCCCTTCTTCACACCTGGCTCCGAGGGTGCACATTTGCATCCCAAAGTACTTAACCAGGCCGATGAGCCGGTGGTGCTCAAGCATTTCGTGAATGCCTTTCGCGAAACCAACCTGCGTACGCTGCTGGAACAGCGCAGCGTGACCCATCTGGTGGTGGTCGGCAGCATGAGCCATATGTGCGTCGACGGTGTCGTCCGTGCCGCAGCGGACTTGGGCTATACCGTCACCGTGGTCCACGACGCCTGCGCTACTCGGGACCTTGAATTCAATGGCACCACCGTACCGGCGGCCCAGGTACACGCCGCGTTTATGTCATCGTTGGGGTTTGCTTATGCGAACGTGGCGTCGGCAGAGGAATTCTTGAAGACTCAAGTGGCTGCCTGA